In Carya illinoinensis cultivar Pawnee chromosome 9, C.illinoinensisPawnee_v1, whole genome shotgun sequence, the following are encoded in one genomic region:
- the LOC122277813 gene encoding protein STRUBBELIG-RECEPTOR FAMILY 8-like isoform X5 — protein MANQHAALSVSLTRQLLEFVLITLIFAALPLVRGATDPSDVQSLQVLYAAFNSPSQLTNWKRSGGDPCSESWKGITCEGSAVVSMELSELGLNGTMGYLLSDLKSLRKLDLSDNSIHDTIPYQLPPNLTSINLAGNNLSGNLPYSVSSMVSLSYLDLSFNNFSGDLPSSLSSLANLSSLYLQNNQLSGSLNVLTGLPLTTLNVANNRFSGWLPQELKVIPNLLYGGNSFDNGPASPPSPYTPPPPGRSIANRTHAGSDTRTTQGSTGESSHANKGLTVGALVGIILGSIVVALVLLLLLAFCIRKNKRKDAGARTRRGSLSVGTSNVNTEVQETRLKSTLAVTDLNPPPAENLMVERLQEKKVSVERIKSPITATSYNVASLQMATNSFSQEFLVGEGSLGRVYKAEFPNGKVMAIKKIDSAALSLQEEDYFLEAVSNMSRLRHPSIVTLAGYCAEHGQRLLVYEYIGNGNLHDMLHFTEDGSRTLTWNARVRVALGTARALEYLHEVCLPSVVHRNFKSANILLDEELNPHLSDCGLAAPNPNTERQISTQMVGSFGYSAPEFALSGIYTVKSDVYSFGVVMLELLTGRKPLDSSRVRSEQSLVRWATPQLHDIDALAKMVDPALDGIYPAKSLSRFADIIALCVQPEPEFRPPMSEVVQALVTLVQRASMVRRRSSDESGFAYKIPEHEAIDMPL, from the exons ATGGCTAATCAACACGCTGCTCTTTCAGTATCTCTGACTCGCCAACTCCTTGAGTTTGTGTTAATTACGCTGATCTTTGCTGCTCTGCCTCTTGTTCGAGGAGCTACTGACCCTTCTGACG TTCAATCTCTTCAGGTTCTGTATGCCGCGTTTAACAGTCCTTCTCAACTAACTAATTGGAAAAGAAGCGGCGGTGATCCGTGCAGCGAGTCATGGAAAGGGATAACCTGTGAGGGCTCAGCTGTTGTTTCTAT GGAGCTATCTGAATTGGGACTCAATGGAACAATGGGATACTTGCTTTCGGATCTTAAGTCATTGAGAAAACT tGATCTGAGTGACAACAGCATTCATGATACGATCCCATATCAGTTACCGCCAAATCTTACAAGCAT AAATCTTGCAGGCAACAACTTAAGTGGGAATCTTCCTTATTCCGTTTCTAGTATGGTTTCTCTCAGTTATTT GGATCTCTCTTTCAACAACTTTTCTGGAGATCTTCCTAGTTCCTTAAGTTCACTGGCCAATCTCTCTTCTCT ATATCTGCAGAACAATCAATTGAGTGGTTCTCTTAATGTTCTTACGGGCTTGCCTTTGACCACTCT CAATGTTGCAAACAACCGTTTCAGTGGATGGCTACCTCAAGAACTTAAAGTGATCCCTAATTTGTT ATATGGTGGAAATTCATTTGACAATGGTCCTGCTTCTCCGCCGTCACCATATACGCCACCTCCTCCAGGCAGATCAATTGCTAATCGCACTCATGCTGGATCGGACACGCGTACCACACAGGGTTCTACTGGTGAATCATCCCATGCTAATAAGGGGTTGACAGTTGGGGCTCTGGTCGGCATAATCTTGGGTTCCATAGTTGTTGCTTTAGTTCTGCTACTACTTCTTGCCTTTTGCATTCGAAAAAATAAACGGAAGGATGCTGGTGCTAGAACTCGCAGGGGTAGTCTCTCGGTTGGAACAAGTAATG TAAATACTGAGGTGCAAGAGACGAGACTAAAAAGCACGCTTGCTGTTACAGATCTGAACCCCCCACCTGCTGAAAATCTGATGGTTGAGAGGCTACAAGAGAAAAAGGTATCTGTGGAGAGAATAAAGTCACCCATCACTGCTACTTCATATAATGTTGCTTCTCTCCAAATGGCAACAAATAGCTTTAGTCAGGAATTTCTAGTTGGCGAAGGTTCCCTAGGTCGTGTTTACAAAGCAGAGTTCCCCAATGGAAAG GTAATGGCCATTAAGAAGATCGATAGTGCAGCACTTTCATTACAGGAGGAAGATTATTTTCTTGAAGCTGTTTCAAATATGTCACGCTTGAGGCATCCAAGCATTGTCACACTGGCTGGATATTGTGCAGAACATGGACAACGTCTACTAGTTTATGAGTATATAGGAAATGGGAATCTGCATGACATGCTCCATTTCACTGAAGATGGCAGCAGGACCCTGACTTGGAATGCCCGTGTTAGGGTAGCACTTGGCACTGCTCGAGCCTTAGA GTACTTGCATGAAGTTTGCCTGCCATCTGTTGTACATAGAAACTTCAAGTCGGCAAACATTTTACTTGATGAAGAGCTTAATCCCCATTTGTCTGACTGTGGTTTGGCTGCTCCAAATCCAAACACAGAGAGGCAG ATCTCAACTCAGATGGTTGGTTCATTTGGTTATAGCGCACCTGAATTTGCATTGTCAGGGATATACACTGTAAAAAGTGATGTGTACAGTTTTGGAGTGGTGATGTTGGAGCTTTTGACTGGCAGAAAACCACTGGACAG TTCAAGAGTGAGATCAGAACAATCACTTGTGAGATGGGCTACTCCCCAACTCCACGATATAGACGCCTTAGCAAAAATGGTTGATCCTGCCCTGGATGGCATATATCCTGCAAAGTCTCTCTCACGCTTTGCCGATATCATTGCCCTCTGTGTTCAG CCGGAACCTGAGTTTCGTCCTCCCATGTCTGAGGTTGTGCAAGCGTTGGTGACGTTAGTGCAAAGGGCAAGTATGGTCAGAAGGCGTTCGAGTGATGAATCTGGTTTTGCATACAAGATACCCGAGCATGAGGCCATTGACATGCCGTTATAA
- the LOC122277813 gene encoding protein STRUBBELIG-RECEPTOR FAMILY 8-like isoform X7 produces the protein MANQHAALSVSLTRQLLEFVLITLIFAALPLVRGATDPSDVQSLQVLYAAFNSPSQLTNWKRSGGDPCSESWKGITCEGSAVVSMELSELGLNGTMGYLLSDLKSLRKLDLSDNSIHDTIPYQLPPNLTSINLAGNNLSGNLPYSVSSMVSLSYLYLQNNQLSGSLNVLTGLPLTTLNVANNRFSGWLPQELKVIPNLLYGGNSFDNGPASPPSPYTPPPPGRSIANRTHAGSDTRTTQGSTGESSHANKGLTVGALVGIILGSIVVALVLLLLLAFCIRKNKRKDAGARTRRGSLSVGTSNVNTEVQETRLKSTLAVTDLNPPPAENLMVERLQEKKVSVERIKSPITATSYNVASLQMATNSFSQEFLVGEGSLGRVYKAEFPNGKVMAIKKIDSAALSLQEEDYFLEAVSNMSRLRHPSIVTLAGYCAEHGQRLLVYEYIGNGNLHDMLHFTEDGSRTLTWNARVRVALGTARALEYLHEVCLPSVVHRNFKSANILLDEELNPHLSDCGLAAPNPNTERQISTQMVGSFGYSAPEFALSGIYTVKSDVYSFGVVMLELLTGRKPLDSSRVRSEQSLVRWATPQLHDIDALAKMVDPALDGIYPAKSLSRFADIIALCVQPEPEFRPPMSEVVQALVTLVQRASMVRRRSSDESGFAYKIPEHEAIDMPL, from the exons ATGGCTAATCAACACGCTGCTCTTTCAGTATCTCTGACTCGCCAACTCCTTGAGTTTGTGTTAATTACGCTGATCTTTGCTGCTCTGCCTCTTGTTCGAGGAGCTACTGACCCTTCTGACG TTCAATCTCTTCAGGTTCTGTATGCCGCGTTTAACAGTCCTTCTCAACTAACTAATTGGAAAAGAAGCGGCGGTGATCCGTGCAGCGAGTCATGGAAAGGGATAACCTGTGAGGGCTCAGCTGTTGTTTCTAT GGAGCTATCTGAATTGGGACTCAATGGAACAATGGGATACTTGCTTTCGGATCTTAAGTCATTGAGAAAACT tGATCTGAGTGACAACAGCATTCATGATACGATCCCATATCAGTTACCGCCAAATCTTACAAGCAT AAATCTTGCAGGCAACAACTTAAGTGGGAATCTTCCTTATTCCGTTTCTAGTATGGTTTCTCTCAGTTATTT ATATCTGCAGAACAATCAATTGAGTGGTTCTCTTAATGTTCTTACGGGCTTGCCTTTGACCACTCT CAATGTTGCAAACAACCGTTTCAGTGGATGGCTACCTCAAGAACTTAAAGTGATCCCTAATTTGTT ATATGGTGGAAATTCATTTGACAATGGTCCTGCTTCTCCGCCGTCACCATATACGCCACCTCCTCCAGGCAGATCAATTGCTAATCGCACTCATGCTGGATCGGACACGCGTACCACACAGGGTTCTACTGGTGAATCATCCCATGCTAATAAGGGGTTGACAGTTGGGGCTCTGGTCGGCATAATCTTGGGTTCCATAGTTGTTGCTTTAGTTCTGCTACTACTTCTTGCCTTTTGCATTCGAAAAAATAAACGGAAGGATGCTGGTGCTAGAACTCGCAGGGGTAGTCTCTCGGTTGGAACAAGTAATG TAAATACTGAGGTGCAAGAGACGAGACTAAAAAGCACGCTTGCTGTTACAGATCTGAACCCCCCACCTGCTGAAAATCTGATGGTTGAGAGGCTACAAGAGAAAAAGGTATCTGTGGAGAGAATAAAGTCACCCATCACTGCTACTTCATATAATGTTGCTTCTCTCCAAATGGCAACAAATAGCTTTAGTCAGGAATTTCTAGTTGGCGAAGGTTCCCTAGGTCGTGTTTACAAAGCAGAGTTCCCCAATGGAAAG GTAATGGCCATTAAGAAGATCGATAGTGCAGCACTTTCATTACAGGAGGAAGATTATTTTCTTGAAGCTGTTTCAAATATGTCACGCTTGAGGCATCCAAGCATTGTCACACTGGCTGGATATTGTGCAGAACATGGACAACGTCTACTAGTTTATGAGTATATAGGAAATGGGAATCTGCATGACATGCTCCATTTCACTGAAGATGGCAGCAGGACCCTGACTTGGAATGCCCGTGTTAGGGTAGCACTTGGCACTGCTCGAGCCTTAGA GTACTTGCATGAAGTTTGCCTGCCATCTGTTGTACATAGAAACTTCAAGTCGGCAAACATTTTACTTGATGAAGAGCTTAATCCCCATTTGTCTGACTGTGGTTTGGCTGCTCCAAATCCAAACACAGAGAGGCAG ATCTCAACTCAGATGGTTGGTTCATTTGGTTATAGCGCACCTGAATTTGCATTGTCAGGGATATACACTGTAAAAAGTGATGTGTACAGTTTTGGAGTGGTGATGTTGGAGCTTTTGACTGGCAGAAAACCACTGGACAG TTCAAGAGTGAGATCAGAACAATCACTTGTGAGATGGGCTACTCCCCAACTCCACGATATAGACGCCTTAGCAAAAATGGTTGATCCTGCCCTGGATGGCATATATCCTGCAAAGTCTCTCTCACGCTTTGCCGATATCATTGCCCTCTGTGTTCAG CCGGAACCTGAGTTTCGTCCTCCCATGTCTGAGGTTGTGCAAGCGTTGGTGACGTTAGTGCAAAGGGCAAGTATGGTCAGAAGGCGTTCGAGTGATGAATCTGGTTTTGCATACAAGATACCCGAGCATGAGGCCATTGACATGCCGTTATAA
- the LOC122277813 gene encoding protein STRUBBELIG-RECEPTOR FAMILY 8-like isoform X1 encodes MANQHAALSVSLTRQLLEFVLITLIFAALPLVRGATDPSDVQSLQVLYAAFNSPSQLTNWKRSGGDPCSESWKGITCEGSAVVSMELSELGLNGTMGYLLSDLKSLRKLDLSDNSIHDTIPYQLPPNLTSINLAGNNLSGNLPYSVSSMVSLSYLNVSCNTISQSIGDIFANLAGLATLDLSFNNFSGDLPSSLSSLANLSSLYLQNNQLSGSLNVLTGLPLTTLNVANNRFSGWLPQELKVIPNLLYGGNSFDNGPASPPSPYTPPPPGRSIANRTHAGSDTRTTQGSTGESSHANKGLTVGALVGIILGSIVVALVLLLLLAFCIRKNKRKDAGARTRRGSLSVGTSNVNTEVQETRLKSTLAVTDLNPPPAENLMVERLQEKKVSVERIKSPITATSYNVASLQMATNSFSQEFLVGEGSLGRVYKAEFPNGKVMAIKKIDSAALSLQEEDYFLEAVSNMSRLRHPSIVTLAGYCAEHGQRLLVYEYIGNGNLHDMLHFTEDGSRTLTWNARVRVALGTARALEYLHEVCLPSVVHRNFKSANILLDEELNPHLSDCGLAAPNPNTERQISTQMVGSFGYSAPEFALSGIYTVKSDVYSFGVVMLELLTGRKPLDSSRVRSEQSLVRWATPQLHDIDALAKMVDPALDGIYPAKSLSRFADIIALCVQPEPEFRPPMSEVVQALVTLVQRASMVRRRSSDESGFAYKIPEHEAIDMPL; translated from the exons ATGGCTAATCAACACGCTGCTCTTTCAGTATCTCTGACTCGCCAACTCCTTGAGTTTGTGTTAATTACGCTGATCTTTGCTGCTCTGCCTCTTGTTCGAGGAGCTACTGACCCTTCTGACG TTCAATCTCTTCAGGTTCTGTATGCCGCGTTTAACAGTCCTTCTCAACTAACTAATTGGAAAAGAAGCGGCGGTGATCCGTGCAGCGAGTCATGGAAAGGGATAACCTGTGAGGGCTCAGCTGTTGTTTCTAT GGAGCTATCTGAATTGGGACTCAATGGAACAATGGGATACTTGCTTTCGGATCTTAAGTCATTGAGAAAACT tGATCTGAGTGACAACAGCATTCATGATACGATCCCATATCAGTTACCGCCAAATCTTACAAGCAT AAATCTTGCAGGCAACAACTTAAGTGGGAATCTTCCTTATTCCGTTTCTAGTATGGTTTCTCTCAGTTATTT GAATGTTAGCTGTAATACGATTTCCCAGTCAATTGGAGACATTTTTGCTAATCTTGCTGGCCTTGCAACCTT GGATCTCTCTTTCAACAACTTTTCTGGAGATCTTCCTAGTTCCTTAAGTTCACTGGCCAATCTCTCTTCTCT ATATCTGCAGAACAATCAATTGAGTGGTTCTCTTAATGTTCTTACGGGCTTGCCTTTGACCACTCT CAATGTTGCAAACAACCGTTTCAGTGGATGGCTACCTCAAGAACTTAAAGTGATCCCTAATTTGTT ATATGGTGGAAATTCATTTGACAATGGTCCTGCTTCTCCGCCGTCACCATATACGCCACCTCCTCCAGGCAGATCAATTGCTAATCGCACTCATGCTGGATCGGACACGCGTACCACACAGGGTTCTACTGGTGAATCATCCCATGCTAATAAGGGGTTGACAGTTGGGGCTCTGGTCGGCATAATCTTGGGTTCCATAGTTGTTGCTTTAGTTCTGCTACTACTTCTTGCCTTTTGCATTCGAAAAAATAAACGGAAGGATGCTGGTGCTAGAACTCGCAGGGGTAGTCTCTCGGTTGGAACAAGTAATG TAAATACTGAGGTGCAAGAGACGAGACTAAAAAGCACGCTTGCTGTTACAGATCTGAACCCCCCACCTGCTGAAAATCTGATGGTTGAGAGGCTACAAGAGAAAAAGGTATCTGTGGAGAGAATAAAGTCACCCATCACTGCTACTTCATATAATGTTGCTTCTCTCCAAATGGCAACAAATAGCTTTAGTCAGGAATTTCTAGTTGGCGAAGGTTCCCTAGGTCGTGTTTACAAAGCAGAGTTCCCCAATGGAAAG GTAATGGCCATTAAGAAGATCGATAGTGCAGCACTTTCATTACAGGAGGAAGATTATTTTCTTGAAGCTGTTTCAAATATGTCACGCTTGAGGCATCCAAGCATTGTCACACTGGCTGGATATTGTGCAGAACATGGACAACGTCTACTAGTTTATGAGTATATAGGAAATGGGAATCTGCATGACATGCTCCATTTCACTGAAGATGGCAGCAGGACCCTGACTTGGAATGCCCGTGTTAGGGTAGCACTTGGCACTGCTCGAGCCTTAGA GTACTTGCATGAAGTTTGCCTGCCATCTGTTGTACATAGAAACTTCAAGTCGGCAAACATTTTACTTGATGAAGAGCTTAATCCCCATTTGTCTGACTGTGGTTTGGCTGCTCCAAATCCAAACACAGAGAGGCAG ATCTCAACTCAGATGGTTGGTTCATTTGGTTATAGCGCACCTGAATTTGCATTGTCAGGGATATACACTGTAAAAAGTGATGTGTACAGTTTTGGAGTGGTGATGTTGGAGCTTTTGACTGGCAGAAAACCACTGGACAG TTCAAGAGTGAGATCAGAACAATCACTTGTGAGATGGGCTACTCCCCAACTCCACGATATAGACGCCTTAGCAAAAATGGTTGATCCTGCCCTGGATGGCATATATCCTGCAAAGTCTCTCTCACGCTTTGCCGATATCATTGCCCTCTGTGTTCAG CCGGAACCTGAGTTTCGTCCTCCCATGTCTGAGGTTGTGCAAGCGTTGGTGACGTTAGTGCAAAGGGCAAGTATGGTCAGAAGGCGTTCGAGTGATGAATCTGGTTTTGCATACAAGATACCCGAGCATGAGGCCATTGACATGCCGTTATAA
- the LOC122277813 gene encoding protein STRUBBELIG-RECEPTOR FAMILY 8-like isoform X2, which translates to MANQHAALSVSLTRQLLEFVLITLIFAALPLVRGATDPSDVQSLQVLYAAFNSPSQLTNWKRSGGDPCSESWKGITCEGSAVVSMELSELGLNGTMGYLLSDLKSLRKLDLSDNSIHDTIPYQLPPNLTSINLAGNNLSGNLPYSVSSMVSLSYLNVSCNTISQSIGDIFANLAGLATLDLSFNNFSGDLPSSLSSLANLSSLYLQNNQLSGSLNVLTGLPLTTLNVANNRFSGWLPQELKVIPNLLYGGNSFDNGPASPPSPYTPPPPGRSIANRTHAGSDTRTTQGSTGESSHANKGLTVGALVGIILGSIVVALVLLLLLAFCIRKNKRKDAGARTRRGSLSVGTINTEVQETRLKSTLAVTDLNPPPAENLMVERLQEKKVSVERIKSPITATSYNVASLQMATNSFSQEFLVGEGSLGRVYKAEFPNGKVMAIKKIDSAALSLQEEDYFLEAVSNMSRLRHPSIVTLAGYCAEHGQRLLVYEYIGNGNLHDMLHFTEDGSRTLTWNARVRVALGTARALEYLHEVCLPSVVHRNFKSANILLDEELNPHLSDCGLAAPNPNTERQISTQMVGSFGYSAPEFALSGIYTVKSDVYSFGVVMLELLTGRKPLDSSRVRSEQSLVRWATPQLHDIDALAKMVDPALDGIYPAKSLSRFADIIALCVQPEPEFRPPMSEVVQALVTLVQRASMVRRRSSDESGFAYKIPEHEAIDMPL; encoded by the exons ATGGCTAATCAACACGCTGCTCTTTCAGTATCTCTGACTCGCCAACTCCTTGAGTTTGTGTTAATTACGCTGATCTTTGCTGCTCTGCCTCTTGTTCGAGGAGCTACTGACCCTTCTGACG TTCAATCTCTTCAGGTTCTGTATGCCGCGTTTAACAGTCCTTCTCAACTAACTAATTGGAAAAGAAGCGGCGGTGATCCGTGCAGCGAGTCATGGAAAGGGATAACCTGTGAGGGCTCAGCTGTTGTTTCTAT GGAGCTATCTGAATTGGGACTCAATGGAACAATGGGATACTTGCTTTCGGATCTTAAGTCATTGAGAAAACT tGATCTGAGTGACAACAGCATTCATGATACGATCCCATATCAGTTACCGCCAAATCTTACAAGCAT AAATCTTGCAGGCAACAACTTAAGTGGGAATCTTCCTTATTCCGTTTCTAGTATGGTTTCTCTCAGTTATTT GAATGTTAGCTGTAATACGATTTCCCAGTCAATTGGAGACATTTTTGCTAATCTTGCTGGCCTTGCAACCTT GGATCTCTCTTTCAACAACTTTTCTGGAGATCTTCCTAGTTCCTTAAGTTCACTGGCCAATCTCTCTTCTCT ATATCTGCAGAACAATCAATTGAGTGGTTCTCTTAATGTTCTTACGGGCTTGCCTTTGACCACTCT CAATGTTGCAAACAACCGTTTCAGTGGATGGCTACCTCAAGAACTTAAAGTGATCCCTAATTTGTT ATATGGTGGAAATTCATTTGACAATGGTCCTGCTTCTCCGCCGTCACCATATACGCCACCTCCTCCAGGCAGATCAATTGCTAATCGCACTCATGCTGGATCGGACACGCGTACCACACAGGGTTCTACTGGTGAATCATCCCATGCTAATAAGGGGTTGACAGTTGGGGCTCTGGTCGGCATAATCTTGGGTTCCATAGTTGTTGCTTTAGTTCTGCTACTACTTCTTGCCTTTTGCATTCGAAAAAATAAACGGAAGGATGCTGGTGCTAGAACTCGCAGGGGTAGTCTCTCGGTTGGAACAA TAAATACTGAGGTGCAAGAGACGAGACTAAAAAGCACGCTTGCTGTTACAGATCTGAACCCCCCACCTGCTGAAAATCTGATGGTTGAGAGGCTACAAGAGAAAAAGGTATCTGTGGAGAGAATAAAGTCACCCATCACTGCTACTTCATATAATGTTGCTTCTCTCCAAATGGCAACAAATAGCTTTAGTCAGGAATTTCTAGTTGGCGAAGGTTCCCTAGGTCGTGTTTACAAAGCAGAGTTCCCCAATGGAAAG GTAATGGCCATTAAGAAGATCGATAGTGCAGCACTTTCATTACAGGAGGAAGATTATTTTCTTGAAGCTGTTTCAAATATGTCACGCTTGAGGCATCCAAGCATTGTCACACTGGCTGGATATTGTGCAGAACATGGACAACGTCTACTAGTTTATGAGTATATAGGAAATGGGAATCTGCATGACATGCTCCATTTCACTGAAGATGGCAGCAGGACCCTGACTTGGAATGCCCGTGTTAGGGTAGCACTTGGCACTGCTCGAGCCTTAGA GTACTTGCATGAAGTTTGCCTGCCATCTGTTGTACATAGAAACTTCAAGTCGGCAAACATTTTACTTGATGAAGAGCTTAATCCCCATTTGTCTGACTGTGGTTTGGCTGCTCCAAATCCAAACACAGAGAGGCAG ATCTCAACTCAGATGGTTGGTTCATTTGGTTATAGCGCACCTGAATTTGCATTGTCAGGGATATACACTGTAAAAAGTGATGTGTACAGTTTTGGAGTGGTGATGTTGGAGCTTTTGACTGGCAGAAAACCACTGGACAG TTCAAGAGTGAGATCAGAACAATCACTTGTGAGATGGGCTACTCCCCAACTCCACGATATAGACGCCTTAGCAAAAATGGTTGATCCTGCCCTGGATGGCATATATCCTGCAAAGTCTCTCTCACGCTTTGCCGATATCATTGCCCTCTGTGTTCAG CCGGAACCTGAGTTTCGTCCTCCCATGTCTGAGGTTGTGCAAGCGTTGGTGACGTTAGTGCAAAGGGCAAGTATGGTCAGAAGGCGTTCGAGTGATGAATCTGGTTTTGCATACAAGATACCCGAGCATGAGGCCATTGACATGCCGTTATAA
- the LOC122277813 gene encoding protein STRUBBELIG-RECEPTOR FAMILY 8-like isoform X3 gives MANQHAALSVSLTRQLLEFVLITLIFAALPLVRGATDPSDVQSLQVLYAAFNSPSQLTNWKRSGGDPCSESWKGITCEGSAVVSMELSELGLNGTMGYLLSDLKSLRKLDLSDNSIHDTIPYQLPPNLTSINLAGNNLSGNLPYSVSSMVSLSYLNVSCNTISQSIGDIFANLAGLATLDLSFNNFSGDLPSSLSSLANLSSLYLQNNQLSGSLNVLTGLPLTTLNVANNRFSGWLPQELKVIPNLLYGGNSFDNGPASPPSPYTPPPPGRSIANRTHAGSDTRTTQGSTGESSHANKGLTVGALVGIILGSIVVALVLLLLLAFCIRKNKRKDAGARTRRGSLSVGTSNDLNPPPAENLMVERLQEKKVSVERIKSPITATSYNVASLQMATNSFSQEFLVGEGSLGRVYKAEFPNGKVMAIKKIDSAALSLQEEDYFLEAVSNMSRLRHPSIVTLAGYCAEHGQRLLVYEYIGNGNLHDMLHFTEDGSRTLTWNARVRVALGTARALEYLHEVCLPSVVHRNFKSANILLDEELNPHLSDCGLAAPNPNTERQISTQMVGSFGYSAPEFALSGIYTVKSDVYSFGVVMLELLTGRKPLDSSRVRSEQSLVRWATPQLHDIDALAKMVDPALDGIYPAKSLSRFADIIALCVQPEPEFRPPMSEVVQALVTLVQRASMVRRRSSDESGFAYKIPEHEAIDMPL, from the exons ATGGCTAATCAACACGCTGCTCTTTCAGTATCTCTGACTCGCCAACTCCTTGAGTTTGTGTTAATTACGCTGATCTTTGCTGCTCTGCCTCTTGTTCGAGGAGCTACTGACCCTTCTGACG TTCAATCTCTTCAGGTTCTGTATGCCGCGTTTAACAGTCCTTCTCAACTAACTAATTGGAAAAGAAGCGGCGGTGATCCGTGCAGCGAGTCATGGAAAGGGATAACCTGTGAGGGCTCAGCTGTTGTTTCTAT GGAGCTATCTGAATTGGGACTCAATGGAACAATGGGATACTTGCTTTCGGATCTTAAGTCATTGAGAAAACT tGATCTGAGTGACAACAGCATTCATGATACGATCCCATATCAGTTACCGCCAAATCTTACAAGCAT AAATCTTGCAGGCAACAACTTAAGTGGGAATCTTCCTTATTCCGTTTCTAGTATGGTTTCTCTCAGTTATTT GAATGTTAGCTGTAATACGATTTCCCAGTCAATTGGAGACATTTTTGCTAATCTTGCTGGCCTTGCAACCTT GGATCTCTCTTTCAACAACTTTTCTGGAGATCTTCCTAGTTCCTTAAGTTCACTGGCCAATCTCTCTTCTCT ATATCTGCAGAACAATCAATTGAGTGGTTCTCTTAATGTTCTTACGGGCTTGCCTTTGACCACTCT CAATGTTGCAAACAACCGTTTCAGTGGATGGCTACCTCAAGAACTTAAAGTGATCCCTAATTTGTT ATATGGTGGAAATTCATTTGACAATGGTCCTGCTTCTCCGCCGTCACCATATACGCCACCTCCTCCAGGCAGATCAATTGCTAATCGCACTCATGCTGGATCGGACACGCGTACCACACAGGGTTCTACTGGTGAATCATCCCATGCTAATAAGGGGTTGACAGTTGGGGCTCTGGTCGGCATAATCTTGGGTTCCATAGTTGTTGCTTTAGTTCTGCTACTACTTCTTGCCTTTTGCATTCGAAAAAATAAACGGAAGGATGCTGGTGCTAGAACTCGCAGGGGTAGTCTCTCGGTTGGAACAAGTAATG ATCTGAACCCCCCACCTGCTGAAAATCTGATGGTTGAGAGGCTACAAGAGAAAAAGGTATCTGTGGAGAGAATAAAGTCACCCATCACTGCTACTTCATATAATGTTGCTTCTCTCCAAATGGCAACAAATAGCTTTAGTCAGGAATTTCTAGTTGGCGAAGGTTCCCTAGGTCGTGTTTACAAAGCAGAGTTCCCCAATGGAAAG GTAATGGCCATTAAGAAGATCGATAGTGCAGCACTTTCATTACAGGAGGAAGATTATTTTCTTGAAGCTGTTTCAAATATGTCACGCTTGAGGCATCCAAGCATTGTCACACTGGCTGGATATTGTGCAGAACATGGACAACGTCTACTAGTTTATGAGTATATAGGAAATGGGAATCTGCATGACATGCTCCATTTCACTGAAGATGGCAGCAGGACCCTGACTTGGAATGCCCGTGTTAGGGTAGCACTTGGCACTGCTCGAGCCTTAGA GTACTTGCATGAAGTTTGCCTGCCATCTGTTGTACATAGAAACTTCAAGTCGGCAAACATTTTACTTGATGAAGAGCTTAATCCCCATTTGTCTGACTGTGGTTTGGCTGCTCCAAATCCAAACACAGAGAGGCAG ATCTCAACTCAGATGGTTGGTTCATTTGGTTATAGCGCACCTGAATTTGCATTGTCAGGGATATACACTGTAAAAAGTGATGTGTACAGTTTTGGAGTGGTGATGTTGGAGCTTTTGACTGGCAGAAAACCACTGGACAG TTCAAGAGTGAGATCAGAACAATCACTTGTGAGATGGGCTACTCCCCAACTCCACGATATAGACGCCTTAGCAAAAATGGTTGATCCTGCCCTGGATGGCATATATCCTGCAAAGTCTCTCTCACGCTTTGCCGATATCATTGCCCTCTGTGTTCAG CCGGAACCTGAGTTTCGTCCTCCCATGTCTGAGGTTGTGCAAGCGTTGGTGACGTTAGTGCAAAGGGCAAGTATGGTCAGAAGGCGTTCGAGTGATGAATCTGGTTTTGCATACAAGATACCCGAGCATGAGGCCATTGACATGCCGTTATAA